A single window of Synechococcus sp. C9 DNA harbors:
- a CDS encoding 4a-hydroxytetrahydrobiopterin dehydratase, giving the protein MCALPPPLLPASVVDQALTDLPRWERRGQTLILTTTFPDFVQAMAFVNQLIAPAERLGHHPEITIIYNRVTLLLTTHDAGGLTQLDLDLAQAIQGLLSAP; this is encoded by the coding sequence GTGTGTGCCTTACCGCCGCCCCTCCTCCCTGCCTCTGTGGTGGATCAAGCCCTGACCGATTTACCACGCTGGGAACGACGGGGGCAAACCCTAATCCTGACTACCACATTTCCTGATTTTGTGCAGGCGATGGCATTCGTGAATCAGTTGATAGCACCGGCGGAACGGTTGGGGCATCATCCTGAGATAACGATTATCTACAATCGAGTAACCCTATTGTTGACCACCCATGATGCGGGTGGATTGACTCAGTTGGATTTAGATTTAGCACAGGCAATTCAGGGGTTATTGAGTGCGCCGTGA
- a CDS encoding septal ring lytic transglycosylase RlpA family protein, whose protein sequence is MRNTLRIIGVGAANLISLVVGTSVLVPARPVRAEVLKVGERAQAPAPLVLVRPHRLEGQPAATLFIRDLPMLTFLGRSSGVTTGSKMANVQVEGDPLVPATQFAARLNRLTQQRWDAKDLQVVQTASQELWLQYKNERLLRFDNTVTFDGATNDPVQNALQMTNRLRLRLGNAPPLTAVTPGTMPPSLAQRVVTAAVGSVRSVLQGWASWYGPGFQGQRTASGEPFNPQGLTAAHRTLPFGTQVRVTNLRNGQAVVVRINDRGPHIPGREIDISTGAAQALGLIQMGTAPVRLEVLGP, encoded by the coding sequence ATGCGAAACACCCTGAGAATAATCGGTGTGGGAGCCGCAAATCTTATTTCTTTAGTCGTGGGGACATCGGTGTTGGTTCCCGCCCGTCCGGTGAGAGCCGAGGTGTTAAAAGTGGGGGAACGTGCCCAGGCTCCCGCTCCCCTGGTGTTGGTGCGCCCCCATCGCCTGGAAGGTCAACCGGCAGCGACCCTATTCATCCGGGATTTACCGATGCTGACGTTCCTGGGGCGAAGCTCGGGGGTGACGACGGGGAGCAAGATGGCCAATGTCCAGGTGGAAGGCGACCCCCTGGTACCGGCGACCCAATTCGCCGCCCGGTTAAATCGTCTCACCCAACAACGGTGGGATGCCAAGGATTTACAGGTGGTGCAAACCGCCTCCCAAGAGCTGTGGTTGCAGTACAAAAATGAGCGGTTGCTCCGTTTTGACAATACGGTCACGTTTGACGGAGCCACCAATGACCCGGTGCAAAATGCCCTACAAATGACCAATCGTCTGCGGTTACGTTTGGGGAATGCACCCCCGTTAACGGCGGTCACCCCTGGGACGATGCCCCCCTCCCTGGCCCAACGGGTGGTGACGGCGGCGGTGGGTTCGGTGCGCTCGGTGTTGCAGGGGTGGGCTTCCTGGTATGGGCCGGGATTTCAAGGGCAACGAACCGCCAGCGGGGAACCGTTTAACCCCCAAGGATTGACAGCGGCCCATCGAACCTTACCCTTTGGCACCCAGGTGCGGGTCACCAATTTACGCAATGGACAGGCGGTGGTGGTGCGGATCAACGACCGGGGACCCCACATTCCGGGGCGGGAGATTGACATTTCCACCGGTGCCGCCCAGGCGTTGGGGTTGATTCAGATGGGGACAGCCCCCGTGCGACTGGAGGTTCTGGGCCCCTGA
- a CDS encoding PIN/TRAM domain-containing protein, with product MLDIIIIGSLILVAGALGFRSVELLPPETLMPVSNLAGLRWVISGFAALILGLPAGVILQGAYRRLEQRLRQWPIEVILTRAVGLVVGLLLANLLLAPLFILPIPVGLEWLKPLAAVVTSLSLSYVGVTAADIHGTALLRLLSPNTVQPMLLAEGTLRPAASKLLDSSVIIDGRIEAILATQFLEGQLIIPRFVLAELQTLADSSNDQRRSRGRKGLELLKRLQQNYPQRLVIHSADYPDLDTVDAKLVRLAQELNAMLLTNDYGLNQVASVQNVTVLNINELAQALRALYLPGDTLDLKILKEGKEPSQGVGYLDDGTMVVVEQGRAYIGDELPVVVTGALQTSAGRMIFARPKASLKT from the coding sequence ATGCTGGATATTATCATTATCGGCTCGTTAATTTTGGTCGCCGGAGCCTTGGGGTTTCGGAGTGTGGAGCTTTTACCCCCGGAAACACTCATGCCGGTGAGTAACTTGGCGGGTTTACGCTGGGTCATTAGTGGCTTTGCGGCATTGATTTTGGGATTACCGGCGGGGGTGATCCTCCAGGGAGCCTACCGACGCTTGGAACAACGCCTGCGCCAGTGGCCGATTGAGGTGATTTTGACCCGGGCGGTGGGTCTGGTGGTAGGGTTACTTTTGGCGAATTTGCTCCTGGCTCCCCTATTTATCCTGCCCATTCCGGTGGGGTTGGAATGGCTAAAACCCTTGGCCGCTGTTGTGACTAGCCTTTCCCTGAGTTATGTGGGGGTGACGGCGGCGGATATTCACGGGACTGCCCTACTGCGGCTGTTGAGTCCCAATACGGTACAGCCGATGCTCTTGGCGGAGGGGACCTTACGCCCGGCGGCGAGTAAATTGCTCGACAGTAGTGTGATTATTGATGGGCGCATCGAGGCGATTTTGGCAACCCAATTTTTGGAGGGACAATTAATTATTCCTCGGTTCGTGTTGGCGGAACTGCAAACCCTGGCGGATAGCAGCAATGACCAACGGCGCAGTCGGGGGCGCAAGGGGTTAGAGTTATTAAAGCGTTTGCAACAAAATTATCCCCAGCGATTGGTCATTCACAGTGCGGATTACCCGGATTTGGATACGGTGGATGCCAAATTGGTGCGATTGGCGCAGGAACTGAATGCCATGTTACTCACCAATGATTATGGGTTAAATCAAGTGGCTTCGGTGCAAAATGTGACGGTTCTCAATATCAATGAATTAGCACAGGCACTGCGGGCGTTGTACTTGCCGGGGGATACTTTAGACCTAAAAATTCTCAAGGAAGGGAAGGAACCCAGTCAGGGGGTGGGTTATTTGGACGATGGCACGATGGTGGTGGTGGAGCAAGGGCGGGCATACATTGGGGATGAATTGCCGGTGGTGGTGACGGGAGCATTGCAAACTTCGGCGGGGCGGATGATTTTTGCGCGCCCCAAGGCATCCTTGAAAACGTGA
- a CDS encoding Uma2 family endonuclease, giving the protein MTTAEAKAVIYPDSDGEPLAETQTHVWVILSLLSMLSRYLGERAVVFADQFFYYIEGNPRARVAPDVMVVFGIEPGMRRSYKLWEEGQAPGMIMEVTSEGTREMDWGFKKRLYEQIGVREYWLFDPLGEWIEGQLQGYRLDEDGVYRSIKNPVSEVLGLRLQPGMGRLDLYRLDNGEKLLTPDELAQELIQKEQVLEQTHQQLAQKEQELLLERQRAERLAAYLRSQGINPDEIGG; this is encoded by the coding sequence ATGACTACAGCCGAGGCAAAGGCGGTAATTTATCCCGATAGCGATGGAGAACCTTTGGCAGAGACCCAAACCCATGTGTGGGTGATCTTAAGTCTATTAAGTATGCTGAGCCGGTATTTAGGGGAACGGGCGGTGGTGTTTGCTGACCAATTTTTCTATTACATTGAGGGAAATCCTAGGGCGAGGGTTGCCCCGGATGTGATGGTAGTCTTTGGGATAGAACCGGGAATGCGCCGCAGTTACAAACTTTGGGAAGAGGGTCAAGCACCGGGAATGATTATGGAAGTCACCTCGGAAGGGACGAGGGAGATGGATTGGGGATTTAAGAAAAGGTTGTATGAACAAATTGGGGTCAGGGAGTATTGGTTATTTGACCCGTTGGGGGAGTGGATTGAGGGGCAATTGCAGGGTTATCGCTTGGATGAAGATGGCGTATATCGTTCTATCAAGAATCCTGTGAGTGAAGTGTTGGGTTTGCGTTTGCAACCGGGTATGGGGCGTTTAGATTTGTATCGTTTGGATAACGGGGAAAAGTTGCTCACCCCTGATGAATTAGCGCAGGAGTTAATTCAAAAAGAACAAGTGTTGGAACAAACTCATCAACAATTAGCACAAAAAGAGCAGGAATTACTCTTAGAACGGCAACGGGCGGAACGGTTAGCGGCATATTTACGCAGTCAAGGCATTAATCCTGATGAAATTGGAGGTTAG
- the purM gene encoding phosphoribosylformylglycinamidine cyclo-ligase — protein MDYQQAGVNLAAARAFVAGIRPGIAQTRTPGVLGDIGGFGGYFQLPAGYQEPVLVAGTDGVGTKLKLAQILNRHDTIGIDLVAMCVNDVLTSNAKPLFFLDYVATGVLDGETLTTVIQGITAGCVQSGCALLGGETAEMPGFYAAGVYDLAGFCVGVVERRELLDGSQVRIGDVAVGLASSGVHSNGYSLVRKILDTLAPDPMQMSQLLAQTPRELGGKTLGEVLLTPTTIYVPAVNALRAQGIEIHGMAHITGGGLPENLPRCLGADQQIDIQWRNWQWPGIFQWLAEQGNVSEMAMRETFNLGIGYGMIVPPVQVERAQQVLAELGIKSYIIGEVTPTGQSHE, from the coding sequence ATGGACTACCAACAAGCAGGGGTGAATTTGGCGGCGGCACGGGCGTTTGTGGCAGGGATTCGACCGGGGATTGCCCAGACCCGCACGCCGGGGGTGTTGGGGGACATCGGCGGCTTTGGGGGCTATTTCCAACTGCCTGCGGGGTACCAAGAGCCGGTGTTGGTGGCGGGCACCGATGGGGTGGGCACCAAATTAAAACTGGCACAAATCCTCAACCGGCACGATACCATCGGCATTGATTTGGTGGCAATGTGTGTGAACGATGTATTAACGAGCAACGCCAAGCCCCTGTTTTTTCTGGACTATGTGGCGACCGGGGTACTGGATGGGGAAACCTTAACGACGGTTATCCAGGGCATCACGGCGGGTTGTGTGCAGAGCGGCTGTGCCCTGTTGGGGGGGGAGACGGCGGAAATGCCAGGGTTTTACGCAGCGGGGGTGTATGATTTGGCGGGGTTTTGTGTGGGGGTGGTGGAGCGGCGGGAATTGCTCGATGGTTCCCAGGTGCGGATTGGGGATGTGGCGGTGGGATTAGCGAGCAGTGGGGTGCATAGCAACGGCTACAGTTTAGTCCGCAAAATTTTAGATACCTTGGCACCAGACCCGATGCAAATGAGCCAACTTTTGGCACAAACCCCTAGAGAATTGGGCGGCAAAACTTTGGGGGAAGTTTTATTAACCCCCACAACCATTTATGTCCCGGCGGTGAATGCCCTGCGGGCGCAAGGGATAGAAATTCATGGGATGGCGCACATTACGGGGGGGGGATTGCCGGAAAATTTACCCCGCTGTTTAGGGGCGGATCAACAGATTGACATTCAATGGCGAAATTGGCAGTGGCCGGGCATTTTTCAATGGTTAGCTGAACAGGGAAATGTCAGTGAAATGGCGATGCGGGAAACGTTTAATTTAGGAATTGGCTATGGAATGATTGTGCCCCCGGTGCAGGTGGAACGGGCACAGCAGGTGTTGGCTGAACTGGGGATAAAAAGTTATATCATTGGAGAAGTCACGCCCACCGGTCAATCCCATGAATAG
- a CDS encoding pentapeptide repeat-containing protein has protein sequence MKSLNLWAAVVITGLVALPVGAEDASQVRQLLSSKACANCDLRGADLRGAKLGNANLQGADLTRANLRGADLTGADLSGTDLRNADLRGANLSYAKLDDADLRGANLEGANLRGTDLERRQPGEFGGKSTLRSIPAPR, from the coding sequence ATGAAATCCCTCAATCTGTGGGCAGCGGTGGTCATCACTGGTTTGGTTGCTCTCCCCGTGGGAGCCGAGGATGCGTCCCAGGTACGGCAATTGTTGAGTTCCAAAGCCTGTGCCAACTGTGACCTGCGGGGGGCGGACCTGCGGGGCGCAAAATTAGGTAATGCCAATCTCCAGGGGGCGGATTTGACCCGTGCCAACCTGCGGGGAGCGGACTTGACTGGGGCGGATTTGAGCGGTACGGATTTGCGGAATGCGGATTTGCGAGGGGCGAACCTGAGCTACGCCAAGTTGGATGATGCCGACCTGCGGGGCGCAAATTTGGAAGGGGCAAACCTGCGGGGAACGGATTTGGAACGGCGTCAACCTGGGGAGTTTGGTGGCAAATCTACCCTGAGGAGCATCCCTGCCCCCCGTTAA
- a CDS encoding TldD/PmbA family protein: protein MTHLPDYRSLLADTLAQYQGQVDFLSIRLETIQSTDMVLRNRRIEALGERVAIGGQVRACHRGGWGFTSFDALDTLAEQVQYAIAAAKAVGTEVTQLAPVAPVQATCRTEITGIDPQRVPLAEKKALCAHYQEVLHSVSDKITTTTVRYGDAAHRVLLATSEGTWIDQSWVDMEMRFSATATGEGMVQVGRETTGSRRDYGDLLGLDAQVRGAAERAVRALSLPKVAGGVYRVVIDPILTGLFVHEAFGHLSEADMLYENPDMLEVMSLGRRFGPPELQIWDGAAVPGHRGSYAYDDEGVPAGMTQLITDGVLTGRLHSRETAGKLGEPPTGNARCLNYHYSPLVRMTNTWIAPGTASLADLLAGLGEGIYARNWLGGMTNGEMFTFTAGEAWRVRRGELAEPVRDVTLTGNVFQTLAQIEGIGKDLAWDESGGCGKGGQNGLPVGCGGPSLLIRDVVIGGD from the coding sequence ATGACGCATCTACCGGACTATCGCTCCCTGCTCGCTGACACCCTGGCACAGTACCAAGGGCAGGTGGATTTTTTGAGTATTCGGTTGGAAACCATTCAAAGCACGGATATGGTTCTGCGGAATCGGCGCATCGAAGCCCTGGGGGAACGGGTAGCGATTGGCGGGCAGGTGCGGGCGTGTCACCGGGGGGGCTGGGGGTTTACCAGTTTTGATGCCCTGGACACTTTGGCGGAACAAGTGCAGTACGCCATTGCGGCGGCTAAGGCGGTAGGGACGGAGGTGACCCAGCTTGCTCCCGTTGCCCCTGTGCAGGCGACCTGCCGGACTGAGATCACCGGCATTGACCCGCAACGTGTGCCCCTGGCGGAGAAAAAAGCCCTCTGTGCCCATTACCAGGAGGTACTGCATTCCGTGTCGGACAAAATTACCACCACGACGGTGCGCTATGGGGATGCGGCGCATCGGGTGCTGTTGGCGACTTCGGAGGGGACGTGGATTGACCAGTCCTGGGTGGATATGGAAATGCGGTTTAGTGCGACGGCGACGGGGGAGGGGATGGTGCAAGTGGGGCGGGAGACGACGGGTTCTCGCCGGGATTATGGGGATTTGCTGGGGTTGGATGCCCAGGTGCGGGGGGCGGCGGAACGGGCGGTGCGGGCGTTGTCCTTGCCCAAGGTGGCGGGCGGGGTGTACCGGGTGGTGATTGACCCGATTTTGACTGGGTTGTTTGTGCATGAGGCGTTCGGTCATCTGTCGGAGGCGGATATGCTCTACGAAAATCCCGATATGTTGGAGGTGATGAGCCTGGGGCGGCGGTTTGGGCCACCGGAGTTGCAGATTTGGGACGGGGCGGCGGTGCCGGGGCATCGGGGGAGTTATGCCTATGATGACGAGGGGGTGCCCGCTGGCATGACTCAATTAATTACGGATGGGGTGCTGACGGGGCGGTTACATTCCCGGGAGACGGCGGGGAAATTGGGGGAACCACCAACGGGCAATGCTCGCTGTTTGAATTACCATTACTCGCCGTTGGTGCGGATGACCAATACTTGGATTGCCCCGGGGACGGCTTCCCTGGCGGATTTGTTGGCGGGGTTGGGGGAGGGGATTTACGCCCGCAATTGGTTGGGGGGGATGACCAACGGGGAAATGTTTACGTTTACGGCGGGGGAGGCGTGGCGGGTGCGGCGGGGGGAATTGGCGGAGCCGGTGCGGGATGTCACCCTGACGGGCAATGTGTTCCAAACCCTGGCGCAGATCGAGGGGATTGGCAAGGATTTGGCTTGGGATGAATCGGGCGGCTGTGGCAAGGGGGGGCAAAACGGTCTGCCGGTGGGGTGTGGCGGGCCCAGTTTGCTGATTCGGGATGTGGTCATCGGCGGGGATTAG
- a CDS encoding gp58-like family protein codes for MNSPSEPTLADVLQELRGLRQDVSELKQDVDGLKRDVDDLKQDVDDLKREVDGLKQELNAEVKRWDERYYQLSKDTLGFARYVIVSGVIVAILAPVLRFGLEQFLIAFRS; via the coding sequence ATGAATAGTCCTTCGGAACCAACCCTGGCGGATGTTTTACAAGAATTGCGGGGTCTGCGGCAAGATGTGAGCGAATTGAAACAGGATGTGGATGGTCTGAAACGGGACGTGGATGACTTGAAACAGGATGTGGACGACTTAAAACGGGAAGTGGATGGTCTGAAACAGGAACTCAATGCCGAAGTGAAGCGCTGGGATGAACGCTATTACCAACTTTCTAAAGATACGTTGGGGTTTGCCCGCTATGTCATCGTTTCTGGGGTGATTGTGGCGATTTTGGCTCCCGTATTGCGCTTTGGACTGGAGCAGTTTCTCATCGCCTTTCGGTCTTAA
- a CDS encoding VWA domain-containing protein — translation MTALTVPGNRSLSPLQQTALGWIARWGGRDVVLAIDLTESVGLNDPGRLHLRQIVEKSLVKGDTLHIISFATTTQKPVSFDYKGVNDIPQILQAIPQNPGTEQGTDIQCAELYVYRYLAQQNQNRLQAQSPIKAQSVIWLTDAPLNLPQGEANQWVEAPTSSCGLKDSPTAIERTKWMEALPMTQRSIQPGNFRLTVVDIQPTLQEFCTPKPGGGEVCLVNSYLWGQLWWQILLGSFLGLAVLGGSSWSLMHWLRRKIPWKITLQINDQDYTFALKHGQKIGLGGSVPGTFYYVDLPGSQAVGYLERCNQTLKIYALTPDLRYNGTHLVNPLRISKKNRFVTLDYKTVTISILV, via the coding sequence ATGACTGCCCTAACTGTTCCTGGGAACCGTTCCCTTTCCCCCTTACAACAGACTGCTTTAGGCTGGATTGCACGTTGGGGTGGACGAGACGTAGTTTTAGCTATTGACTTAACGGAAAGTGTTGGACTGAACGATCCAGGACGCTTACACCTGAGACAAATTGTTGAGAAAAGTCTTGTCAAGGGCGATACATTACATATTATCTCTTTTGCGACCACAACACAAAAACCAGTTTCTTTCGATTACAAAGGGGTAAATGACATCCCTCAAATCCTGCAAGCCATTCCCCAAAACCCTGGGACAGAGCAAGGAACTGATATTCAATGTGCTGAACTCTACGTCTATCGGTATCTTGCCCAACAGAATCAAAACCGGTTACAGGCGCAATCCCCCATCAAAGCCCAGTCGGTGATTTGGTTGACAGATGCACCTCTGAACCTTCCTCAGGGTGAAGCTAATCAATGGGTTGAGGCTCCGACGAGTTCCTGTGGTCTAAAGGACAGTCCTACAGCCATAGAGCGAACCAAGTGGATGGAAGCCTTACCCATGACCCAAAGGAGCATTCAGCCCGGTAACTTCCGGCTTACAGTCGTGGACATTCAACCCACTCTCCAGGAGTTTTGTACCCCAAAGCCAGGTGGTGGTGAAGTTTGCTTAGTCAATAGCTATTTGTGGGGACAACTTTGGTGGCAAATTCTACTAGGAAGCTTTCTGGGACTTGCAGTTCTAGGTGGCAGTTCTTGGAGCTTAATGCATTGGTTACGCCGAAAAATCCCCTGGAAAATAACATTACAAATCAATGATCAGGACTACACCTTTGCTCTCAAACATGGTCAAAAAATTGGCTTAGGTGGTTCAGTTCCAGGGACATTCTATTATGTAGATTTACCTGGTTCACAAGCAGTTGGTTATCTTGAGCGTTGCAACCAGACCCTAAAAATCTATGCACTCACTCCTGATCTTAGGTATAATGGGACTCACTTAGTCAATCCTCTTAGGATAAGTAAGAAGAATCGGTTTGTAACACTTGATTACAAAACTGTGACCATTAGTATATTGGTTTGA
- a CDS encoding bifunctional pantoate--beta-alanine ligase/(d)CMP kinase — translation MRLIRTLAGLQTALADQNDRGFVPTMGALHAGHEALIRAARQAHRLVVVSIFVNPLQFAPQEDFAQYPRTLAADQALCEALGVDILFAPTTEELLGSVPLTQVVPPATLTQTLCAVHRPGHFTGVATIVTLLLQIIRPHTLYLGQKDAQQVAVLRRVIQDLRLGVQVRVIPTVREADGLALSSRNRYLNPAQRHRAGAIYRGLQGAERQFQQGERQAAVLMAAVRQELAQEADIKIQYIELVHPDTLQPLDAIETVGLLAVAVFLGEVRLIDNVLLKCRLPVVAIDGPAGAGKSTVSRLVAQRLGLTYLDTGALYRAVTWAVLRSGVPLTDAVGVAEVAAQAQVELRWQPDLRVFLAGEDCTNIIRTPAVTQAVSQVAAQPAVRQILLGIQRRYGQRGGIVVEGRDIGTTVFPDADLKIFLTASVQERAQRRWRELQQQGVGDVDVAAIAQAIQERDAQDSQRQVSPLRQAADAVVIDSDGLDVAGVVEQIVRVWHTRNQTGAGL, via the coding sequence GTGCGTCTGATCCGAACCTTGGCGGGGTTGCAAACCGCCCTGGCTGATCAAAATGATCGGGGATTTGTCCCCACGATGGGGGCATTGCACGCAGGGCATGAGGCCCTGATCCGGGCGGCTCGCCAGGCCCATCGGCTGGTGGTGGTGAGCATTTTTGTCAACCCGTTGCAATTTGCCCCCCAGGAGGATTTTGCCCAGTATCCTCGCACGCTGGCGGCGGATCAGGCGCTGTGTGAAGCCTTGGGAGTGGATATTCTCTTTGCCCCCACTACCGAAGAATTGCTGGGGTCTGTTCCCCTCACCCAGGTGGTACCCCCGGCGACCCTGACCCAAACCCTCTGTGCGGTGCACCGACCGGGACATTTTACCGGGGTGGCAACCATTGTGACATTATTATTACAAATTATCCGACCGCATACCCTGTATTTGGGGCAAAAAGATGCCCAACAGGTGGCGGTACTGCGACGGGTGATCCAGGATTTACGCTTGGGGGTGCAGGTGCGGGTGATCCCCACCGTACGGGAAGCGGATGGTTTGGCCCTCAGTTCCCGGAATCGTTACCTCAACCCCGCACAGCGGCACCGGGCAGGGGCAATTTATCGGGGCTTGCAGGGGGCGGAACGCCAGTTTCAGCAGGGGGAACGGCAGGCGGCGGTTCTAATGGCGGCGGTACGGCAGGAATTGGCTCAGGAAGCGGATATAAAAATTCAGTACATTGAACTCGTGCATCCCGACACCTTGCAACCATTGGATGCGATTGAAACAGTAGGTCTATTGGCGGTGGCGGTGTTTTTAGGGGAGGTGCGGTTGATTGATAATGTCCTGCTCAAATGCCGCTTACCAGTGGTGGCCATTGACGGGCCAGCCGGGGCGGGAAAATCCACCGTGTCCCGGTTGGTGGCGCAACGGTTGGGGTTGACCTATTTGGATACGGGGGCGTTGTACCGGGCGGTGACCTGGGCGGTTTTGCGTTCCGGGGTGCCCCTTACGGATGCGGTGGGGGTGGCGGAAGTGGCGGCGCAGGCGCAGGTGGAATTACGCTGGCAACCGGATTTGCGGGTATTTTTAGCCGGGGAGGATTGTACGAATATCATTCGCACTCCAGCTGTCACCCAGGCGGTGTCCCAGGTGGCGGCGCAACCGGCGGTACGGCAAATTTTGTTGGGGATACAGCGGCGGTACGGTCAGCGGGGGGGCATTGTGGTGGAGGGGCGGGACATTGGCACAACGGTTTTTCCCGATGCGGACCTCAAGATTTTTTTAACCGCTTCGGTGCAGGAGCGGGCCCAACGGCGGTGGCGGGAACTCCAGCAACAGGGGGTCGGGGATGTGGACGTGGCGGCCATTGCCCAGGCGATTCAGGAGCGGGATGCCCAGGACAGTCAGCGGCAGGTGTCCCCCTTGCGACAAGCGGCCGATGCGGTGGTGATTGATTCCGATGGCTTGGACGTGGCGGGGGTGGTGGAGCAAATTGTGCGGGTGTGGCATACTCGGAACCAGACAGGGGCGGGGTTATAA
- a CDS encoding FAD-dependent oxidoreductase: MWSSAGIRIFTLGLCLGLLGWVWQQQPRSHPELPVTPVDVLVYGDEPAGVAAAIQAGRGLQGNGSVLLVRPQPEWAWVGGVWTRGGLAYLDRNQMRGHPPACGFYQELLTASQVERIAANPGAMDWAMRTLLQEAGVELLHQTQLTPQVQGQRVVRLTHAQGQFQAAVVIDASPEAELAQKAGLRYEKGFAGVGLPGVTLAVSPVFELAPLSLAQLAAIEARILQNPLLMQELRQQIRRENTPADADFLLRNFHVPMQVQGDYADIYSTALGAAYHRFRGMPLRLGSPVFLDRGNVAAIGSERLSFNGLLFQLPTREVEHLIRNHRQPTPFMLQELRHLQTWFRRFPEAQQVEVFPPLEIYVRHLVTITEVLAPLDVEQILAGGVPPGEAIGEFRYAFDARGGIPGWPHPLPPTVTFRYGVGSSLTRLENFAVIGGAAGFPGLAATVGRIEERKVCTGAYLGKLAAQAVYNQQPLSGRR, encoded by the coding sequence ATGTGGTCATCGGCGGGGATTAGAATTTTCACCCTCGGGTTATGTCTGGGGTTGCTGGGGTGGGTCTGGCAACAACAACCCCGTTCCCATCCGGAACTGCCCGTGACCCCGGTGGATGTGCTGGTCTATGGGGACGAACCGGCGGGGGTGGCGGCGGCGATCCAGGCGGGACGGGGACTACAGGGCAATGGCTCGGTGCTGTTGGTGCGCCCCCAACCGGAATGGGCGTGGGTGGGCGGGGTGTGGACCCGGGGTGGGTTGGCCTACCTGGACCGGAATCAGATGCGGGGCCATCCCCCTGCCTGTGGGTTTTATCAGGAGCTGTTAACGGCTTCCCAGGTGGAACGGATTGCCGCCAACCCAGGGGCGATGGATTGGGCGATGCGCACCTTGCTCCAGGAGGCGGGGGTGGAATTACTGCACCAAACCCAGTTAACGCCCCAGGTGCAAGGCCAGCGGGTGGTGCGGTTAACCCATGCCCAGGGGCAGTTCCAGGCGGCGGTGGTCATTGATGCCAGCCCGGAGGCGGAACTGGCGCAAAAGGCGGGATTGCGCTACGAAAAGGGGTTTGCTGGGGTGGGGTTGCCGGGGGTGACCTTGGCGGTCTCACCGGTGTTTGAACTGGCACCCCTCAGTTTGGCTCAGTTGGCGGCCATTGAGGCACGGATTTTACAGAATCCCCTGTTGATGCAGGAATTACGCCAGCAAATCCGGCGGGAGAATACCCCAGCGGATGCGGACTTTTTGCTCCGCAATTTCCACGTGCCGATGCAGGTGCAGGGGGATTATGCGGACATCTACAGCACAGCGCTGGGGGCGGCCTACCATCGGTTTCGGGGGATGCCCTTGCGCCTGGGGTCGCCCGTTTTTTTGGATCGGGGGAATGTGGCGGCAATTGGCTCGGAGCGTCTGTCCTTTAATGGCTTACTGTTCCAACTGCCCACTCGCGAGGTGGAACACTTAATCCGCAACCATCGCCAGCCCACGCCCTTCATGCTCCAGGAGTTGCGCCATCTGCAAACCTGGTTCCGACGGTTCCCGGAAGCGCAGCAGGTGGAGGTGTTCCCGCCTTTGGAAATTTATGTGCGGCATTTGGTCACCATAACGGAAGTCCTGGCCCCCCTGGATGTGGAGCAAATCCTGGCCGGGGGGGTGCCGCCGGGGGAGGCGATTGGGGAATTTCGCTATGCCTTTGACGCCCGGGGTGGGATTCCCGGTTGGCCGCATCCTTTGCCCCCTACGGTCACCTTTCGCTATGGGGTGGGCAGTTCCCTGACACGACTGGAGAATTTTGCGGTCATTGGCGGGGCGGCGGGATTTCCGGGCTTGGCGGCCACCGTCGGGCGCATTGAGGAACGGAAAGTCTGCACGGGTGCCTACTTGGGTAAATTGGCAGCTCAAGCGGTCTATAACCAACAACCGCTCAGCGGACGTAGGTAA